In Alosa sapidissima isolate fAloSap1 chromosome 4, fAloSap1.pri, whole genome shotgun sequence, the following are encoded in one genomic region:
- the LOC121706384 gene encoding alpha-2-macroglobulin-like protein 1 — MLQLSHALNPEATQGYYMLSVTGEQGTGSHQFQVKQYVLPKFDVTLNSPESVSVGAAEIRLQACAKYTFGAPVPGKATLSLCRETDIRGFGGDDVDPTQSVCWEELVEMDKSGCGCYVFYMATFTQQDLNQKLRDILIFKATVVEEGTGISRSEVKNIDLDFSLGKLSFVDTPNVIEDGAVMEGKIKATHYNDTGIAGRMVHLFKGPRWNAELLLNLTTDSVGVAQFSLNTAPFPGDFELFASLTTDTNTYRPYNTPYYDSASKSVSRLRTASPDSASSSSLAIIDDKIDDALQCGKDVPITIKYTFTGETFNADSVDVIYMVLSRGQIVHHGFAEASVKGSPPVTLGEVSFQLSVSAEMAPSVQVLAYCVLPSETVLADSKTFSTEKCFINKVSVQFFPPKAVPGEKSSLQLSAQPGSLCGLSAVDQSIFILEPGKRLNADKVFDLFPPMDSFVDYEVEDPVECLKVRPRRSLYYPPGLSATDAFAAFQRLGLKAVTNLVLRTPDCLLYRGETYHKGFGYPYPKVAFGVAGNAAPDAPVPESVGVTVRTIFPETWIWDLAEVGGSGETQVPLTVPDTITTWEMEAFCLSPQGFGLAPPVQLTVFQPFFLELSLPYSIIRGETFELKATVFNYLPKCIMVTVTPTPSSDFTLTPSSDGQYSSCLCADGRKTFKWTLVPSVLGEMSVTVSAAAEPSRTLCGNEVVTVPERGRVDAVTRSLKVKAEGTEKARSFSWLLCPKGGALTEEVELTLPGDVVKGSARASVSVLGDILGRALKNIDSLLQMPYGCGEQNMAVLSPNIYILQYLQNTGQLTADIKEKATNFLKSGYQRQLNYKHPNGAYSTFGTGDGNTWLTAFVLRSFGKAKSFVYIDPKVITDASTWLGGNLRPDGVFNMQGKLFNNRMKGGVSDDVTITAYIAASMLELNMSTVTQETMRFLKSSASDRSNTYTTALLAYTFSLAGEADLRAELLKHLDSVATSAGSLLHWSQSSSEQADSLAVETSAYVLLAVLTKPALTAADLGYASRIVNWLVKQQNPYGGFSSTQDTVVALQALALYATKVFSPHGSGTVTVRSAGGDTHQFDVNQHNTLLYQERALRHVPGKYSVDVKGSACASVGVALFYNIPTPSKHSTLSIKTQAKPLTEGQCNKADGQQAFSLHITVQYNGPLQSTNMVIIDVKILSGFTADAEKLQGSMFVDRVDRKDDHILVYLSEVRKDIPVDYELTIQQDLPVTNLKPAGVKVYDYYQTSDQAEAEYSSPCAGQGTAEGRGH; from the exons ATGCTGCAGCTGTCTCACGCCCTCAACCCAGAGGCTACCCAGGGCTACTACATGCTGTCTGTGACCGGAGAGCAGGGTACAGGGTCTCATCAGTTTCAAGTGAAACAATATg TTTTACCCAAGTTTGACGTGACTCTCAACAGCCCAGAGTCAGTGAGTGTGGGAGCAGCAGAGATCCGACTGCAAGCATGTGCCAA GTACACGTTTGGGGCGCCTGTGCCAGGGAAGGCTACTCTGTCTTTGTGTCGAGAGACGGATATCCGAGGATTTGGAGGCGATGACGTTGATCCCACACAATCAGTATGTTGGGAAGAACTGGTGGAG ATGGACAAGTCTGGCTGTGGCTGTTATGTATTCTATATGGCAACATTTACACAGCAAGACTTGAACCAAAAACTGAGGGATATTCTAATATTCAAGGCCACAGTAGTTGAAGAAGGAACAG GTATCAGTCGTTCAGAGGTCAAAAACATAGATTTGGACTTCTCTCTTGGGAAACTCTCCTTTGTTGATACACCAAACGTAATTGAGGACGGGGCAGTTATGGAGGGCAAG ATCAAAGCGACCCATTACAATGACACTGGCATCGCTGGGAGGATGGTCCATCTGTTCAAAGGTCCGAGATGGAATGCAGAACTTCTGCTGAACCTGACCACAGACTCCGTTGGAGTGGCCCAGTTCTCTCTCAACACAGCTCCTTTCCCAGGGGACTTTGAGCTCTTT GCCAGCCTAACTAcagacaccaacacatacaGACCATATAACACCCCATACTATGACTCGGCATCAAAGTCTGTGTCCAGATTAAGAACAGCATCTCCAGACTCGGCGTCCTCCAGCTCTCTGGCCATAATAGATGACAAAATAGATGATGCTCTTCAGTGTGGCAAAGACGTACCCATCACCATTAAGTACACCTTCACTGGGGAGACTTTCAACGCAGACTCTGTGGATGTCATTTATATG GTTTTATCAAGAGGACAGATTGTTCATCATGGTTTTGCTGAAGCTTCAGTGAAGGGTTCTCCACCAGTAACTCTGGGTGAGGTTTCCTTCCAGTTGTCCGTCAGTGCTGAGATGGCCCCCTCAGTGCAGGTCCTGGCCTACTGTGTCTTACCCAGTGAGACGGTTCTGGCTGACAGCAAAACCTTCTCAACGGAGAAGTGCTTCATAAACAAG GTGTCGGTGCAGTTCTTCCCCCCTAAAGCGGTTCCTGGAGAGAAGAGCTCCCTGCAGCTGTCCGCCCAGCCTGGCTCTCTCTGCGGCCTCAGCGCTGTGGATCAGAGCATCTTCATCCTGGAACCTGGGAAACGCCTGAACGCTGACAAG GTTTTTGATCTGTTCCCGCCGATGGACTCATTTGTGGATTATGAAGTTGAAGATCCAGTAGAGTGTCTGAAAGTGAGACCGCGGCGATCTTTGTACTATCCTCCGGGACTCTCTGCAACTGATGCCTTTGCAGCTTTCCAG AGGTTGGGGCTGAAGGCTGTAACTAACCTGGTTTTGCGGACACCAGACTGCTTACTGTACCGGGGGGAGACGTACCACAAGGGATTCG GGTATCCGTATCCCAAGGTGGCCTTTGGAGTTGCTGGAAATGCTGCACCAGATGCTCCAGTGCCGGAAAGTGTTGGTGTGACTGTTCGTACAATCTTCCCTGAGACGTGGATCTGGGACCTGGCAGAGGTCGG GGGGTCTGGAGAAACACAagtccctctcactgtccctgacACCATCACCACCTGGGAGATGGAGGCGTTCTGCCTGTCCCCCCAGGGCTTCGGTCTGGCCCCACCAGTTCAGCTCACAGTGTTCCAGCCCTTCTTCCTCGAGCTCTCCCTGCCCTACTCCATCATCCGTGGAGAGACCTTTGAGCTCAAAGCAACAGTTTTCAACTACCTGCCCAAGTGCATCATG GTCACAGTGACTCCAACCCCTTCATCAGACTTCACTCTGACCCCCTCCTCTGATGGCCAGTACTcctcctgtctgtgtgcagaTGGGAGAAAAACCTTCAAATGGACGCTAGTGCCCTCTGTACTCG GAGAGATGAGCGTGACTGTGAGTGCGGCCGCTGAGCCGTCTCGGACTCTGTGTGGCAATGAAGTGGTGACCGTCCCAGAGAGAGGCCGCGTAGACGCAGTCACTCGCTCCCTCAAGGTCAAG GCGGAAGGAACCGAGAAGGCAAGAAGTTTCAGCTGGCTCTTATGTCCAAAGG GGGGCGCCCTGACGGAGGAGGTGGAGCTGACACTCCCAGGGGATGTAGTTAAGGGATCAGCCAGagcctctgtgtctgtgctag GAGACATCTTAGGTCGTGCTCTGAAGAACATCGACAGCCTCCTGCAGATGCCTTATGGTTGTGGGGAGCAAAATATGGCCGTCCTCTCCCCAAATATCTACATTCTGCAGTACCTGCAGAACACTGGCCAGCTCACTGCAGACATTAAGGAGAAGGCCACCAACTTCCTCAAAAGCG GATACCAGAGGCAGCTGAACTATAAGCATCCTAATGGAGCATACAGCACGTTTGGAACAGGAGATGGAAACACATG GCTCACTGCATTTGTGTTGAGGTCGTTTGGAAAAGCAAAGTCCTTTGTCTACATTGATCCAAAAGTTATAACGGATGCGAGCACTTGGCTTGGAGGAAACCTTCGACCAGATGGTGTTTTCAATATGCAGGGGAAACTCTTCAACAACAGAATGAAG GGGGGTGTAAGCGATGATGTAACAATAACAGCTTACATCGCTGCATCAATGCTTGAGCTGAATATGAGCACTGTTACG CAAGAAACCATGAGGTTCCTGAAGTCCTCCGCCAGTGACCGCTCCAACACCTACACCACCGCTCTGCTGGCCTACACCTTCAGCCTCGCTGGGGAAGCAGACCTCCGAGCTGAGCTGCTGAAACACTTGGACAGCGTAGCGACCTCTGCTG GGAGTCTCCTGCACTGGTCTCAGTCCTCATCAGAGCAAGCTGATTCCCTGGCAGTGGAGACGAGTGCTTATGTGCTGTTAGCTGTTCTCACCAAACCCGCCCTGACGGCTGCAGACCTGGGCTATGCTTCCAGGATCGTCAACTGGCTGGTGAAGCAGCAGAATCCGTATGGAGGCTTCTCTTCCACACAG gACACGGTGGTGGCACTGCAGGCTCTGGCTCTGTATGCCACCAAGGTCTTCAGCCCACATGGCTCCGGCACAGTGACCGTGCGGTCAGCAGGGGGCGACACACACCAGTTTGATGTGAACCAGCACAACACACTGCTGTACCAGGAGAGGGCGCTGCGCCACGTTCCTGGGAAGTACAGCGTGGACGTGAAGGGCTCTGCATGCGCTTCTGTGGGG GTCGCTCTCTTCTACAACATCCCCACTCCCAGTAAACATTCAACCCTGAGCATTAAGACTCAAGCCAAGCCTCTGACTGAGGGACAGTGCAACAAGGCCGATGGGCAACAGGCCTTCAGCCTCCACATCACagtcca ATATAACGGACCACTGCAGAGCACGAACATGGTGATAATAGATGTGAAAATCTTATCTGGCTTCACTGCTGACGCTGAAAAA cttcagGGCAGCATGTTTGTGGACCGAGTTGACAGGAAAGATGACCACATCCTTGTGTATCTGTCAGAG GTTCGAAAGGATATACCTGTTGACTACGAACTGACCATCCAACAGGATTTGCCAGTCACCAACCTGAAGCCAGCAGGGGTCAAGGTGTATGACTACTACCAGACCA gTGACCAAGCTGAGGCTGAGTACTCCTCCCCTTGTGCAG GTCAGGGGACAGCAGAAGGAAGAGGTCATTAA